The following are encoded in a window of Kitasatospora sp. NBC_01250 genomic DNA:
- a CDS encoding maleylpyruvate isomerase family mycothiol-dependent enzyme, with product MTDNQAVQSLADAWTQTIESIAELLAALPGDSWNRPTECPGWSVRDVVSHVIAVESELLGDPRPIHSLPSDLRHIKDEVSRYLELPVDKRRCHTAPEMTSELEYVIIRRARALRGATTGAADVVRFPAGPYSFELPYQRLLQMRVLDVWVHEQDLRRALQLPGNLDSAAAQVTRDLLLLGLPKTIAKQAGAPAGAVVVFDVTGPLEFLRTVRVDESGRGTIDGQISLGPDVQFTLGWETFLRLACGRVRPEALPADALRIDGDDELAARILEHFAQTH from the coding sequence GTGACCGACAATCAGGCCGTACAGTCCCTCGCGGACGCCTGGACCCAGACCATCGAGTCCATAGCGGAGCTCCTGGCCGCCCTGCCCGGCGACTCCTGGAACCGGCCCACCGAATGCCCCGGCTGGTCGGTGCGCGACGTGGTCTCGCACGTGATCGCCGTCGAGTCCGAGCTGCTCGGCGACCCGCGGCCGATCCACTCGCTCCCCAGCGACCTGCGGCACATCAAGGACGAGGTCTCCCGCTACCTCGAACTGCCGGTGGACAAGCGCCGCTGCCACACCGCGCCCGAGATGACCTCGGAGCTGGAGTACGTGATCATCCGCCGCGCCCGCGCGCTGCGGGGTGCCACCACGGGCGCCGCGGACGTGGTGCGCTTCCCGGCCGGACCGTACTCCTTCGAGCTGCCCTACCAGCGGCTGCTCCAGATGCGGGTGCTCGACGTCTGGGTGCACGAGCAGGACCTGCGCCGGGCCCTGCAGCTGCCCGGCAACCTGGACTCCGCGGCCGCCCAGGTCACCCGCGACCTGCTGCTCCTGGGCCTGCCGAAGACCATCGCCAAGCAGGCCGGCGCCCCCGCCGGCGCGGTGGTCGTCTTCGACGTCACCGGTCCGCTGGAGTTCCTGCGCACCGTGCGGGTCGACGAGAGCGGCCGCGGCACGATCGACGGGCAGATCAGCCTGGGCCCCGACGTCCAGTTCACCCTCGGCTGGGAGACCTTCCTGCGGCTGGCCTGCGGCCGGGTGCGCCCCGAGGCCCTGCCGGCCGACGCGCTGCGCATCGACGGGGACGACGAGCTGGCGGCCCGGATCCTGGAGCACTTCGCCCAGACGCACTGA
- a CDS encoding MFS transporter yields the protein MTVDPAVTRPSAVPGPRLRTDPPPAEPPPAAPALDPPGGRAAWLAWGIGVSCYVLAVIHRTSLGVAGLDAAHRFGVDASTLATFSILQVLVYAAMQVPVGLLIDRFGPRRVLLLGTVLLSAGQLAFALSSAFGPALVSRAVIGCGDAMTFISVLRVAARWFPAAKNPLVVQLTGLAGMGGNLVSTVVLAQTLHTEGWTVSFTAVSLLGVLVFALVALLLKEAPPGAVNASAPPGVAVAADPPPGVAVAADPPAVPLGRAPIRAQIRDSWRQPGTRLGLWVHFTTQFPSNVFALLWGMPYLVEGQGMSRGQAGGLLTLLVLSNMFFGLLFGRLLSRGPGLRMPLVFTVLAATAGCWTLVLAWPGGRPPLWLLVLLLLVMGSNGSASLVGLDYARAHNPAHRLGTASGIVNMGGFIATMISLLGIGVLLDLLSPAGAGAYSAQAYRGAFCWLAVPLVLGTVMIVRLRAKAEAEAEGRGAGD from the coding sequence ATGACCGTGGACCCAGCCGTCACCCGCCCTTCCGCCGTCCCTGGTCCCCGGCTCCGCACCGACCCGCCGCCCGCCGAACCGCCGCCCGCCGCACCGGCGCTCGATCCGCCGGGCGGGCGGGCCGCCTGGCTGGCCTGGGGCATCGGGGTCAGCTGTTACGTGCTCGCGGTGATCCACCGCACCAGCCTCGGGGTCGCCGGTCTGGACGCCGCGCACCGGTTCGGGGTGGACGCCTCCACCCTCGCCACCTTCTCCATCCTGCAGGTGCTGGTCTATGCCGCGATGCAGGTCCCGGTCGGCCTGCTGATCGACCGCTTCGGGCCGCGCCGGGTGCTGCTGCTGGGCACCGTGCTGCTCAGCGCGGGCCAGCTGGCCTTCGCGCTCAGCAGCGCGTTCGGGCCCGCGCTGGTCTCCCGGGCGGTGATCGGCTGCGGGGACGCGATGACCTTCATCAGCGTGCTGCGGGTCGCCGCCCGCTGGTTCCCGGCGGCGAAGAACCCGCTGGTCGTGCAGCTCACCGGGCTGGCCGGGATGGGCGGCAACCTGGTCAGCACGGTGGTGCTCGCGCAGACGCTGCACACCGAGGGCTGGACGGTGAGCTTCACCGCGGTCTCGCTGCTGGGGGTGCTGGTCTTCGCGCTGGTGGCGCTGCTGCTCAAGGAGGCACCGCCGGGCGCCGTGAACGCGTCCGCGCCGCCGGGCGTCGCCGTGGCGGCCGACCCGCCGCCGGGCGTCGCCGTGGCGGCCGACCCGCCGGCCGTTCCGCTCGGGCGGGCGCCGATCCGTGCGCAGATCCGCGACTCCTGGCGGCAGCCCGGCACCCGGCTGGGCCTGTGGGTGCACTTCACCACCCAGTTCCCCTCCAACGTCTTCGCGCTGCTCTGGGGGATGCCGTACCTGGTCGAGGGTCAGGGGATGAGCCGGGGCCAGGCCGGCGGGCTGCTGACCCTGCTGGTCCTGTCGAACATGTTCTTCGGCCTGCTCTTCGGGCGGCTGCTCTCCCGCGGCCCCGGGCTGCGGATGCCGCTGGTCTTCACCGTGCTCGCCGCCACCGCCGGGTGCTGGACCCTGGTGCTGGCCTGGCCCGGCGGCCGCCCGCCGCTCTGGTTGCTGGTGCTGCTGCTCCTGGTGATGGGCAGCAACGGCTCCGCCTCGCTGGTCGGCCTCGACTACGCCCGCGCGCACAACCCGGCGCACCGCCTGGGGACGGCTTCGGGCATCGTGAACATGGGGGGCTTCATCGCCACCATGATCAGCCTGCTGGGGATCGGGGTCCTGCTGGACCTGCTCTCCCCGGCCGGGGCCGGCGCCTACTCGGCCCAGGCGTACCGGGGGGCGTTCTGCTGGCTGGCCGTGCCGCTGGTGCTCGGCACGGTGATGATCGTGCGGCTGCGGGCGAAGGCCGAGGCCGAGGCCGAGGGGCGCGGCGCGGGCGACTGA
- a CDS encoding M64 family metallopeptidase, translated as MAPGNPGRLIRSLAALVLLAAAVLPAALELAGPAPFAPAWSTGAVGGSATDRAAPPRGGAGVAPARLRAGAPTVDIRRTGDPANRITLVLLGDGYTAGQQDVFRQQADNAWRALMDIEPFRTYQGFFNIRRVEVISPTTGIVEGQVKGRRPSTPLGMHFWCEGTARLLCADENATAQYAGQGPGPQYLIALANSTEYGGAGGTGVTTLSGGSPDAGRIIQHEIGHTVGDLGDEYDSAPKDAGYPNLSTQGADAMRRDHLKWWRWLGTDSPDGGGPVGAYRSANGVYRPTADSVMRTLGGSYNLPSREAIIEQLYRRVSPLDGVSPAAGRVAGRPRLTVRPLALTGGRQLQVEWKVDGKVVPSPAPDHTWFDPAALALSPGQRVTVTATVRDTTDWVRDEAFRDQHMTRSANWVLTG; from the coding sequence ATGGCGCCTGGCAACCCTGGCCGTCTCATCCGGAGTCTGGCCGCACTCGTTCTGCTCGCGGCGGCTGTGCTGCCCGCCGCCCTGGAGCTCGCCGGTCCGGCGCCGTTCGCGCCGGCCTGGTCGACCGGAGCCGTCGGCGGCTCGGCCACCGACCGGGCTGCGCCGCCCAGAGGCGGGGCGGGCGTCGCGCCCGCCCGGCTGCGGGCCGGCGCGCCGACCGTGGACATACGCCGCACCGGTGATCCGGCGAACCGGATCACCCTGGTGCTGCTCGGCGACGGCTACACGGCCGGCCAGCAGGACGTCTTCCGCCAGCAGGCCGACAACGCCTGGCGGGCGCTGATGGACATCGAGCCGTTCCGCACCTACCAGGGCTTCTTCAACATACGGCGGGTCGAGGTGATCTCCCCGACCACCGGGATCGTCGAGGGGCAGGTCAAGGGGCGCCGGCCCAGCACCCCGCTGGGGATGCACTTCTGGTGCGAGGGCACCGCGCGGCTGCTGTGCGCCGACGAGAACGCCACCGCCCAGTACGCCGGCCAGGGGCCCGGACCGCAGTACCTGATCGCGCTGGCCAACTCCACCGAGTACGGCGGGGCCGGCGGCACCGGGGTGACCACGCTGTCGGGCGGCAGCCCGGACGCGGGGCGGATCATCCAGCACGAGATAGGGCACACCGTCGGCGACCTCGGCGACGAGTACGACAGCGCCCCGAAGGACGCCGGCTACCCCAACCTCTCCACCCAGGGCGCCGATGCCATGCGCCGCGACCACCTCAAGTGGTGGCGCTGGCTGGGGACCGACTCGCCGGACGGCGGCGGCCCGGTGGGCGCCTACCGCAGCGCCAACGGCGTCTACCGCCCCACCGCCGACTCGGTGATGCGCACCCTGGGCGGCAGCTACAACCTCCCCTCGCGGGAGGCGATCATCGAGCAGCTCTACCGCCGGGTCAGCCCGCTGGACGGCGTCTCGCCGGCGGCGGGCCGGGTGGCGGGGCGGCCCCGGCTGACGGTGCGGCCACTGGCCCTGACGGGCGGTCGGCAGCTCCAGGTGGAGTGGAAGGTGGACGGCAAGGTGGTCCCGTCCCCGGCCCCCGACCACACCTGGTTCGACCCCGCGGCGCTGGCGCTCTCCCCCGGCCAGCGGGTGACGGTGACCGCGACGGTGCGCGACACCACCGACTGGGTCCGCGACGAGGCGTTCCGCGACCAGCACATGACGCGCAGTGCCAACTGGGTCCTGACGGGGTGA
- a CDS encoding benzoate/H(+) symporter BenE family transporter translates to MAEQRTLDAPVDPLAGPSPAAASLRRDVSFSALLAGLVAVVVCYSGPLVVVLAAARAGHLDQAHTASWIWAISIGSGVTSLLLSWRTRLPVITAWSTPGTALLVSSLGAYSYREAIGAYLVSGVAVTVLGVTGLFGRLVRAIPGSVVNAMLAGILFSFGTEIFSSLHTAPAVVLGALAAYLTAKRLLPRYAVPAALLVGAVVAACTVGLPLEPGHGGLTRPVLTVPAFGGAALVGLALPLTLVALTSQNAPGLGVLRGFGYRPDDRLLVGATGVVSVLLAPFGGPGVNIAAITAAICAGPESHPEPRRRYPAGMSIGVLYLLVGCFGGVLVSLFSALPAALVAVVGGVALLGAFQGSLAGALAEENGREAAAVTFLATTSGMTLFGVGAAFWGLLFGVGTQLILGARTDRQRPADGHRAAAEGTRKPG, encoded by the coding sequence ATGGCCGAACAACGCACCCTGGACGCCCCCGTCGACCCGCTCGCCGGACCGTCACCAGCCGCCGCCTCGCTGCGCCGCGACGTCTCCTTCTCGGCCCTGCTGGCCGGTCTGGTCGCCGTGGTGGTCTGCTACTCCGGGCCGCTGGTGGTGGTGCTGGCGGCGGCGCGGGCCGGGCACCTGGACCAGGCGCACACCGCCTCGTGGATCTGGGCGATATCGATCGGCAGCGGGGTGACCTCGCTGCTGCTCAGCTGGCGGACCAGGCTGCCGGTGATCACCGCCTGGTCGACGCCGGGGACCGCGCTGCTGGTCAGCAGCCTGGGCGCGTACTCCTACCGGGAGGCGATCGGCGCCTACCTGGTCAGCGGGGTGGCGGTGACGGTGCTCGGGGTCACCGGGCTGTTCGGGCGGCTGGTGCGGGCGATCCCCGGCAGCGTGGTGAACGCGATGCTGGCGGGCATCCTGTTCAGCTTCGGAACGGAGATCTTCAGCTCGCTGCACACCGCGCCCGCCGTGGTGCTCGGCGCACTCGCGGCCTATCTGACGGCCAAGCGGCTGCTGCCCAGGTACGCGGTGCCGGCCGCGCTGCTGGTCGGGGCGGTGGTGGCCGCGTGCACCGTGGGCCTGCCGCTCGAACCGGGCCACGGCGGTCTGACCCGGCCGGTGCTGACCGTGCCCGCGTTCGGCGGGGCGGCGCTGGTGGGTCTGGCGCTGCCGCTCACCCTGGTCGCGCTGACCTCGCAGAACGCGCCGGGGCTCGGTGTGCTGCGCGGCTTCGGCTACCGGCCCGACGACCGGCTGCTGGTCGGCGCGACCGGGGTGGTCTCGGTCCTGCTGGCGCCGTTCGGCGGCCCCGGGGTCAACATCGCCGCCATCACCGCTGCGATCTGCGCCGGCCCCGAGAGCCACCCCGAGCCGCGCCGCCGCTACCCGGCCGGCATGTCGATCGGGGTGCTCTACCTGCTGGTGGGCTGCTTCGGCGGGGTGCTGGTCAGCCTCTTCTCGGCGCTGCCCGCGGCGCTGGTCGCGGTGGTCGGCGGCGTGGCGCTGCTGGGCGCCTTCCAGGGCAGTCTGGCGGGTGCGCTGGCCGAGGAGAACGGCAGGGAGGCCGCGGCGGTGACCTTCCTCGCCACCACCTCGGGGATGACGCTGTTCGGCGTCGGCGCGGCCTTCTGGGGCCTGCTGTTCGGGGTCGGCACCCAGCTGATCCTCGGCGCCCGCACCGACCGGCAGCGGCCGGCGGACGGTCACCGGGCCGCAGCCGAGGGGACGCGCAAGCCGGGCTGA
- a CDS encoding dihydrolipoamide acetyltransferase family protein: MTTDVGSLREFKMPDVGEGLTEAEILKWYVQPGDTVTDGQIVCEVETAKAAVELPIPFNGTVQALHFPEGATVDVGTSIIAVAVAGAAPAAAPAPAAAPAPAPAEAEPAEPARREVLVGYGPRTGGTQRRARRTTVTVTATAVAAPAPVPAAAPAAAPVVPAQQSVSGERPLAKPPVRKLAKDLGIDLRTVVPTGRDGIITREDVHAAAAPAPVAEPAAPVAVEAAPAAPVAAAGTDVRLPIKGVRKATAAAMVASAFTAPHVTEFVQVDVTRTMKLVRTLKESGELGQGVRVSPLLLVAKALLTAIRRNPEVNASWDEAAQEIVLRGQVNLGIAAATPRGLIVPNIKNAGALTLSGLATELGSLIDTARQGRTSPADMAGGTVTITNVGVFGVDTGTPILNPGEAAILAFGAVRELPWVHKGKVVPRQVTTLALSFDHRMVDGELGSKVLADVAAILERPKRLITWA; encoded by the coding sequence ATGACCACAGATGTCGGCTCACTCCGTGAGTTCAAGATGCCCGACGTGGGCGAGGGCCTGACCGAGGCCGAGATCCTCAAGTGGTACGTGCAGCCCGGCGACACCGTCACCGACGGCCAGATCGTCTGCGAGGTGGAGACCGCCAAGGCCGCGGTGGAGCTGCCGATCCCGTTCAACGGGACGGTGCAGGCGCTGCACTTCCCCGAGGGCGCCACGGTCGACGTCGGCACCTCGATCATCGCGGTCGCGGTGGCCGGTGCGGCGCCCGCCGCCGCCCCTGCCCCGGCGGCCGCGCCCGCCCCGGCGCCGGCCGAGGCCGAGCCCGCCGAGCCGGCCCGCCGTGAGGTGCTGGTCGGCTACGGCCCGCGCACCGGCGGCACCCAGCGCCGGGCCCGGCGCACGACCGTGACGGTCACCGCCACGGCGGTGGCCGCCCCGGCGCCGGTGCCCGCTGCCGCCCCGGCGGCCGCGCCGGTCGTCCCGGCGCAGCAGTCGGTCTCCGGCGAGCGGCCGTTGGCCAAGCCGCCGGTCCGCAAGCTCGCCAAGGACCTCGGGATCGACCTGCGCACCGTGGTGCCGACCGGCCGGGACGGGATCATCACCCGCGAGGACGTGCACGCCGCCGCGGCGCCCGCGCCGGTCGCCGAGCCCGCGGCGCCGGTCGCGGTCGAGGCCGCCCCGGCGGCCCCGGTGGCTGCCGCCGGCACCGATGTGCGACTGCCGATCAAGGGTGTCCGCAAGGCCACCGCGGCGGCGATGGTCGCCTCCGCCTTCACCGCGCCGCACGTCACCGAGTTCGTCCAGGTCGACGTCACCCGCACGATGAAGCTGGTGCGCACGCTCAAGGAGAGCGGCGAGCTTGGCCAGGGGGTGCGGGTCAGCCCGCTGCTGCTGGTGGCCAAGGCGCTGCTCACCGCGATCAGGCGCAACCCCGAGGTCAACGCCAGCTGGGACGAGGCCGCCCAGGAGATCGTGCTGCGCGGCCAGGTCAACCTCGGCATCGCCGCCGCCACGCCGCGCGGTCTGATCGTGCCGAACATCAAGAACGCCGGTGCGCTCACCCTGTCCGGTCTGGCGACCGAGCTGGGCTCGCTGATCGACACCGCCCGCCAGGGCAGGACGTCGCCGGCGGACATGGCCGGCGGCACCGTCACCATCACCAACGTCGGCGTCTTCGGCGTCGACACCGGCACCCCGATCCTCAACCCCGGCGAGGCCGCCATCCTGGCCTTCGGCGCGGTCCGGGAGCTGCCGTGGGTCCACAAGGGCAAGGTGGTGCCCCGCCAGGTCACCACGCTGGCGCTCTCCTTCGACCACCGGATGGTCGACGGTGAGCTGGGCTCCAAGGTGCTGGCCGACGTCGCCGCCATCCTTGAGCGCCCCAAGCGGCTGATCACCTGGGCCTGA
- a CDS encoding alpha-ketoacid dehydrogenase subunit beta: MSKLSMSKAINEGLRLCLENDPKTLVMGEDVGKLGGVFRVTDGLQKDFGEDRVIDTPLAESGIVGTAIGLALRGYRPIVEIQFDGFVYPAFDQIVTQLAKMHARALGHVKMPVTIRIPYAGGIGAVEHHSESHEAYFAHTAGLRVVTPSNPDDAYWMLRQSVESDDPVIFLEPKARYWDKAEISSAPVLDLHAAKVVRPGTDLTLLAYGPMVKVCLEAAAAAEQDGRNLEVVDLRSLSPVDFATLQASVQRTGRAVVVHEAPVFLGMGAELAARLTEKCFYHLEAPILRVGGYYAPYPPSRVEEQFLPDLDRVLDAVDRALAF; encoded by the coding sequence ATGTCCAAGCTCAGCATGTCGAAGGCCATCAACGAGGGCCTTCGCCTCTGCCTGGAGAACGACCCGAAGACCCTGGTGATGGGTGAGGACGTCGGCAAGCTCGGCGGCGTCTTCCGGGTCACCGACGGCCTGCAGAAGGACTTCGGCGAGGACCGGGTGATCGACACCCCGCTCGCCGAGTCCGGCATCGTCGGCACCGCGATCGGCCTGGCGCTGCGCGGCTACCGCCCGATCGTGGAGATCCAGTTCGACGGCTTCGTCTACCCGGCCTTCGACCAGATCGTCACCCAGCTGGCCAAGATGCACGCCCGCGCGCTCGGGCACGTCAAGATGCCGGTCACCATCCGGATCCCGTACGCCGGCGGCATCGGCGCGGTCGAGCACCACAGCGAGTCGCACGAGGCGTACTTCGCGCATACGGCGGGCCTGCGGGTGGTCACCCCGTCCAACCCGGACGACGCGTACTGGATGCTGCGGCAGTCGGTGGAGTCCGACGACCCGGTGATCTTCCTGGAGCCCAAGGCCCGCTACTGGGACAAGGCCGAGATCAGCTCCGCGCCCGTGCTGGACCTGCACGCCGCCAAGGTCGTGCGCCCCGGCACCGACCTGACGCTGCTGGCCTACGGCCCGATGGTGAAGGTCTGCCTGGAGGCGGCGGCAGCCGCCGAGCAGGACGGGCGCAACCTGGAGGTGGTCGACCTGCGCTCGCTCTCGCCGGTCGACTTCGCCACCCTGCAGGCCTCGGTGCAGCGCACCGGCCGGGCCGTGGTGGTGCACGAGGCACCGGTCTTCCTCGGCATGGGCGCCGAGCTGGCCGCCCGGCTCACCGAGAAGTGCTTCTACCACCTGGAGGCGCCGATCCTGCGGGTCGGCGGCTACTACGCGCCGTACCCGCCGTCCCGGGTCGAGGAGCAGTTCCTGCCCGACCTGGACCGGGTGCTGGACGCCGTCGACCGCGCCCTGGCGTTCTGA
- the pdhA gene encoding pyruvate dehydrogenase (acetyl-transferring) E1 component subunit alpha — protein MTVKSTARARKKAAPGVPENVPAGKDAPAELIQLLTPEGERVEHPDYPLTVTPEELRSLYRDLVLVRRFDAEATALQRQGELGLWASLLGQEAAQVGSGRAMREHDYAFPTYREHGVAWCRGVDPLNLLGMFRGVNHGGWDPNEKNFHLYTIVIGSQTLHATGYAMGITKDGADDAVIAYFGDGASSQGDVNEAFTFASVYNSPVVFFCQNNQWAISEPTTTQTRIPLYRRASGFGFPGVRVDGNDVLACLAVTRWALDHARSGSGPVLVEAFTYRMGAHTTSDDPTRYRATEETEAWKAKDPISRLKAHLEHEKLADEEFFASVEAESEALGLRVREGVRSMPDPDPTLIFDHVYAEPHALVAEERAEYVAYAESFEGGE, from the coding sequence GTGACCGTCAAAAGCACGGCGAGGGCGCGCAAGAAGGCCGCCCCCGGCGTCCCCGAGAACGTCCCCGCGGGGAAGGACGCCCCGGCCGAGCTCATCCAGCTGCTGACCCCGGAAGGCGAGCGGGTCGAGCACCCGGACTACCCGCTGACCGTCACCCCCGAGGAGCTGCGCTCCCTCTACCGCGACCTGGTGCTGGTGCGGCGCTTCGACGCCGAGGCCACCGCGCTGCAGCGCCAGGGCGAGCTGGGCCTGTGGGCCTCGCTGCTCGGCCAGGAGGCGGCGCAGGTCGGCAGCGGCCGTGCGATGCGCGAGCACGACTACGCCTTCCCCACCTACCGTGAGCACGGCGTCGCCTGGTGTCGCGGGGTGGACCCGCTCAACCTGCTCGGGATGTTCCGCGGTGTGAACCACGGCGGCTGGGACCCGAACGAGAAGAACTTCCACCTGTACACGATCGTGATCGGCTCGCAGACGCTGCACGCGACCGGCTACGCGATGGGCATCACCAAGGACGGCGCGGACGACGCGGTGATCGCCTACTTCGGCGACGGCGCCTCCAGCCAGGGAGACGTCAACGAGGCCTTCACCTTCGCCTCGGTCTACAACTCCCCGGTGGTCTTCTTCTGCCAGAACAACCAGTGGGCGATCTCCGAGCCGACCACCACCCAGACCCGGATCCCGCTCTACCGCCGCGCCTCCGGCTTCGGCTTCCCCGGCGTGCGGGTGGACGGCAACGACGTGCTGGCCTGCCTGGCGGTCACCCGCTGGGCGCTGGACCACGCCCGCAGCGGCAGCGGTCCGGTGCTGGTCGAGGCGTTCACCTACCGGATGGGTGCGCACACCACCTCCGACGACCCGACCCGCTACCGGGCCACCGAGGAGACCGAGGCCTGGAAGGCCAAGGACCCGATCTCCCGGCTGAAGGCGCACCTGGAGCACGAGAAGCTGGCCGACGAGGAGTTCTTCGCGTCGGTGGAGGCGGAGAGCGAGGCGCTGGGCCTGCGGGTGCGCGAGGGCGTGCGCTCGATGCCCGACCCCGACCCGACGCTGATCTTCGACCATGTCTACGCCGAGCCGCACGCCCTGGTGGCCGAGGAGCGGGCCGAGTATGTCGCGTATGCGGAGTCGTTCGAGGGCGGGGAGTAA
- a CDS encoding response regulator transcription factor has protein sequence MNENGRIRVFLLDDHEVVRRGVHELLSGETDIEVVGEAGTAAEALARIPAVAPDVAVLDVRLPDGNGVEVCREVRSQQPAIRCLMLTSFSDDEALFDSIMAGASGYVLKAIRGTDLLSAVRDVAAGKSLLDPVATSRVLQRLREGGEKEDEKLAQLTRQERRILELIGEGMTNRQIGGELHLAEKTVKNYVSSLLAKMGMARRTQAAAYVARLGADQQHH, from the coding sequence ATGAACGAAAACGGGCGAATCAGGGTTTTCCTGCTCGACGACCACGAGGTGGTCCGCCGTGGGGTGCACGAGCTGCTGTCCGGTGAGACGGACATCGAGGTGGTCGGCGAGGCCGGCACCGCGGCCGAGGCGCTGGCCCGGATCCCCGCCGTCGCCCCCGACGTCGCCGTCCTCGACGTCCGCCTGCCGGACGGCAACGGCGTGGAGGTCTGCCGCGAGGTCCGCTCGCAGCAGCCCGCGATCCGCTGCCTGATGCTCACCTCGTTCTCCGACGACGAGGCCCTGTTCGACTCGATCATGGCCGGGGCCTCGGGCTACGTGCTCAAGGCGATCCGCGGCACCGACCTGCTCTCGGCCGTGCGCGACGTGGCCGCCGGCAAGTCGCTGCTCGACCCGGTGGCCACCAGCCGGGTGCTGCAGCGGCTGCGCGAGGGCGGCGAGAAGGAGGACGAGAAGCTCGCCCAACTGACCAGGCAGGAGCGGCGGATCCTGGAGCTGATCGGCGAGGGCATGACGAACCGTCAGATCGGCGGCGAGCTGCACCTGGCGGAGAAGACGGTCAAGAACTACGTCTCCAGCCTGCTGGCCAAAATGGGTATGGCCCGACGCACCCAGGCCGCCGCCTACGTGGCCCGGCTCGGCGCGGACCAGCAGCATCACTAA
- a CDS encoding phosphotransferase: MGTLSPPVPHEVLARVLRGYAAGRLLAAEPVAEGLLNRGYRVTTHRGCYFLKCYVDQATATRAAIAAQHLATTALAERGLPVPAPLADRDGHTVTDHEGRHFALYPWVAGRHRTGAELDLSQSAALGTLLAELHGALEEICALVTQPAELPSAEPEETAELIGQLRTLAAGHRPYGPFEHLAEERLAERAELLAAHRHRRPAPAEFGRCGWVHGDFHGLNLLYRGGRVAGVLDWDRLRVRPRAEEAVRAATLIFNDPVTGELDLARVRQYARGYRAACGADRAELALAVHRVWWERLNDFWMLQWRYQRADPRADPLFPAAAGQTVWWCQEYEQVLDAFVN; the protein is encoded by the coding sequence GTGGGCACCCTCAGCCCGCCGGTCCCGCACGAGGTGCTGGCCCGGGTGCTGCGCGGCTACGCCGCCGGCCGGCTGCTCGCGGCCGAGCCGGTGGCCGAGGGCCTGCTCAACCGCGGCTACCGGGTCACCACCCACCGCGGGTGCTACTTCCTCAAGTGCTACGTGGACCAGGCCACCGCCACCCGCGCCGCGATCGCGGCCCAGCACCTGGCCACCACCGCACTGGCCGAGCGCGGCCTGCCGGTGCCGGCCCCGCTGGCCGACCGGGACGGCCACACCGTCACCGACCACGAGGGCCGCCACTTCGCGCTCTACCCCTGGGTGGCGGGGCGGCACCGCACCGGGGCCGAGCTGGACCTGTCGCAGTCCGCCGCACTCGGCACGCTCCTCGCCGAACTGCACGGCGCACTCGAGGAGATCTGCGCCCTGGTCACCCAGCCGGCCGAACTGCCCAGCGCCGAGCCCGAGGAGACCGCCGAACTGATCGGGCAGCTGCGCACGCTGGCCGCCGGGCACCGCCCGTACGGCCCGTTCGAGCACCTCGCCGAAGAACGGCTGGCCGAGCGCGCCGAGTTGCTGGCCGCCCACCGCCACCGTCGGCCCGCACCAGCGGAGTTCGGCCGCTGCGGCTGGGTGCACGGCGACTTCCACGGCCTCAACCTGCTGTACCGCGGCGGCCGGGTCGCGGGCGTGCTCGACTGGGACCGGCTGCGGGTGCGCCCGCGCGCCGAGGAGGCGGTGCGGGCCGCCACGCTGATCTTCAACGACCCGGTCACCGGCGAGCTGGACCTGGCCCGGGTGCGCCAGTACGCGCGCGGCTACCGGGCCGCCTGCGGCGCCGACCGCGCGGAGCTGGCGCTGGCCGTGCACCGGGTCTGGTGGGAGCGGCTCAACGACTTCTGGATGCTCCAGTGGCGCTACCAGCGCGCCGACCCGCGCGCCGACCCGCTCTTCCCGGCAGCCGCCGGACAGACGGTCTGGTGGTGCCAGGAGTACGAGCAGGTCCTCGACGCGTTCGTGAACTGA